A region of Flavobacterium album DNA encodes the following proteins:
- a CDS encoding sensor histidine kinase — MEIEQIYLLRSVIDNAPYPMGVYVGDDFTIELANKSMIATYGKGNDVIGKSYRKLLPELNDQQIFDQIERVRSTGIPFHAKDQRVDLVIDGVRKVHYFNYSFTPIYTPEGAIYGVMNTGMDVTDLNNARQKVIEGEDKLKMAIDNANLGTYEINFSDNFIRTSGKFNEIWKVSPPITNDHLISKIHPDDLIVRQKALEAGEIVGKMDYEVRIIHDDGSIRWLRINAIYLTDDYDNRVGLYGTVQDITEERDFSRQLLQQVKERTEDLHRSNDNLRQFAHVISHDMKEPLRKIEFFNSRMRDEVLSGSTEGLRYSEKIAKSATRMNMLIDGVLTYSKHNKAFYKIETVDLNDVLNSVTSDLELTILEKNANITSDELPAVQGALILLNQLFYNLIANSLKFSRPGIPPDICITHKFQYLEDENKVVLSFRDNGVGFDQKHAARIFEPFTRLHSQDEYDGTGLGLSLCQKIATRHHGNIRAHGIPGEGSLIEVSLPLNQSVIEV; from the coding sequence ATGGAAATAGAACAAATATATCTGCTCAGGAGTGTTATCGACAATGCGCCTTATCCTATGGGAGTATATGTTGGAGATGACTTTACTATTGAGCTTGCAAACAAGTCGATGATAGCTACTTACGGAAAGGGTAATGATGTTATTGGAAAATCATACCGTAAGTTACTGCCTGAACTAAATGACCAGCAAATTTTTGATCAGATTGAACGAGTACGCAGTACAGGTATACCCTTTCACGCAAAAGATCAACGGGTTGATCTGGTCATAGATGGAGTGAGAAAGGTCCATTACTTCAATTACAGCTTTACTCCGATTTATACTCCTGAAGGGGCAATTTACGGGGTCATGAATACAGGTATGGATGTAACGGACCTGAATAATGCGCGGCAAAAAGTAATTGAAGGCGAAGATAAATTAAAGATGGCAATTGATAATGCTAATCTGGGTACTTACGAAATCAACTTCTCTGATAATTTTATACGCACATCAGGAAAGTTTAATGAAATTTGGAAGGTGTCGCCGCCAATTACAAATGACCACCTAATCTCAAAAATACATCCGGATGACCTAATTGTACGCCAAAAGGCTTTGGAGGCAGGAGAAATAGTTGGAAAAATGGATTATGAAGTCCGTATTATACATGATGATGGCTCAATTCGCTGGCTGCGGATTAATGCAATTTACCTGACGGATGATTATGATAATCGCGTTGGCTTATATGGCACTGTGCAGGATATTACAGAGGAAAGGGATTTTAGCAGGCAGCTGTTGCAACAGGTAAAAGAAAGGACAGAAGACTTACATCGTTCTAATGATAATCTCAGGCAGTTTGCACACGTTATCAGCCATGACATGAAAGAGCCATTGCGTAAAATTGAGTTTTTCAACAGCAGGATGCGCGATGAAGTTTTAAGCGGGTCAACAGAGGGTTTGAGATACAGTGAGAAAATCGCTAAATCAGCTACCAGAATGAACATGCTTATTGACGGGGTGCTTACTTATTCAAAGCATAACAAGGCCTTTTATAAAATCGAAACTGTTGATCTTAATGATGTGCTTAACAGTGTTACTTCAGATTTAGAGCTCACGATACTTGAAAAAAATGCGAATATAACTTCTGATGAGCTGCCTGCTGTACAAGGAGCGCTTATCTTATTAAATCAGCTTTTTTATAACCTTATTGCAAACAGCCTTAAGTTCAGCAGGCCCGGAATACCTCCTGATATTTGTATTACCCATAAATTTCAGTACCTGGAAGACGAAAATAAAGTGGTTTTATCATTTCGGGATAATGGGGTTGGTTTTGACCAGAAGCATGCTGCAAGAATCTTTGAACCCTTTACCCGCCTTCATTCACAAGACGAATATGATGGGACAGGGCTTGGCTTATCTCTTTGCCAGAAAATAGCAACCCGGCATCATGGTAATATAAGAGCGCATGGTATCCCTGGCGAAGGCAGCCTGATTGAGGTTTCGCTCCCCCTGAACCAATCTGTGATTGAGGTATAA
- a CDS encoding APC family permease, with product MGSRDPHKLNELQATAICGNDISSSCLYVSALTIVYAGQYAWVSLLIVALVLYLFRKIYGEVVGALPLNGGAYNVLLNTSSKRVAALAAILTVLSYMATAVISASEAMHYLHHLFQGFDVIPATAIVLLFFTILAIKGIGESAAVAVCIFLIHLLSLSLLVVASVYFLLTNGTATLSLNWELPVNPKGIIFTLFLGFSAAMLGISGFESSANFVEEQKPGVFRKTLRNMWVVVSFFNPVIALLIIAIIPLVQLGEHKESLLAYLGATTGGGWLGWLISIDAVLVLCGAVLTSFVGVSGLLKRITLDRLLPNYFLHENKKGSSYRIIVTFFILCISVLFATQGKIESLAGVYTFSFLAVMAMFGIGNILLKVKRKKLPRPEKAKGISVVLAIAFVITGFAGNIILNEDAFKTFIKYLIPAVILIAIMLNRSLIIQTSVDALEYLYRPVRRFAVASNRYLRKLQHKIHSQEFVFFTKGDDVAILNKVMQYVQQNETTRKLKIVNVAHDGDSNAALKTDLEVLDRAYPEIHIEFIELSGTFGPELIDRLSTDWNIPKNFMFIGSPSDKFSYRVAELGGVRLIM from the coding sequence ATGGGTTCAAGAGATCCTCATAAGCTTAACGAGCTTCAGGCCACTGCGATTTGCGGCAATGATATCAGTTCCTCCTGCCTTTACGTTTCAGCCCTCACAATAGTATATGCGGGGCAGTATGCCTGGGTTTCATTATTAATTGTTGCATTGGTACTCTATCTCTTTAGAAAGATATACGGCGAGGTTGTTGGCGCGCTCCCCCTGAACGGAGGAGCGTACAATGTGCTTCTGAATACCTCATCAAAAAGGGTGGCAGCACTTGCAGCCATACTTACCGTACTGTCTTACATGGCAACAGCAGTCATTTCTGCGAGCGAGGCAATGCATTATCTGCACCACCTTTTTCAGGGATTTGATGTCATTCCTGCGACTGCTATCGTATTGCTTTTTTTTACAATTCTGGCGATAAAGGGAATAGGAGAGTCAGCCGCTGTTGCAGTATGCATATTTTTGATACACCTGCTGTCGCTGTCGCTGCTGGTGGTGGCCTCCGTATATTTTCTATTAACCAATGGCACTGCTACTTTATCCCTTAACTGGGAACTGCCTGTAAATCCCAAAGGAATAATTTTTACGCTGTTTCTTGGTTTTTCGGCAGCAATGCTGGGCATCTCGGGATTTGAGAGTTCTGCGAACTTTGTGGAAGAGCAAAAGCCGGGGGTATTCAGGAAGACTCTTAGGAATATGTGGGTTGTGGTTAGTTTCTTTAATCCCGTCATAGCGCTGCTGATCATTGCAATCATACCATTGGTACAGTTGGGAGAACATAAGGAATCGCTGCTGGCGTATTTAGGCGCTACTACAGGCGGGGGGTGGCTTGGATGGCTTATTTCTATAGATGCTGTCCTTGTGCTATGCGGTGCAGTCCTTACTTCTTTCGTTGGCGTAAGCGGGCTGTTGAAGCGGATCACCCTTGACAGATTGCTTCCCAATTATTTTCTCCATGAAAATAAAAAAGGCTCAAGCTACCGGATCATCGTCACCTTCTTTATACTTTGCATCTCTGTTCTATTCGCAACGCAAGGTAAAATTGAATCACTGGCAGGGGTCTATACATTTTCTTTCCTTGCTGTGATGGCAATGTTCGGGATTGGTAATATTCTGTTGAAAGTTAAACGTAAAAAGCTGCCCCGGCCCGAAAAAGCCAAAGGTATTAGTGTCGTATTGGCTATAGCTTTTGTTATAACCGGTTTTGCCGGTAACATCATTTTGAATGAAGACGCATTCAAAACGTTCATAAAGTACCTGATACCTGCGGTTATTTTAATAGCCATTATGCTGAACCGATCACTCATCATTCAAACGAGTGTTGATGCGCTTGAGTACCTCTATCGCCCCGTCAGGCGGTTTGCAGTGGCAAGTAACCGCTACCTTAGAAAGTTGCAACATAAGATACATTCCCAGGAATTTGTATTTTTTACAAAAGGGGATGATGTCGCCATACTAAATAAGGTGATGCAATACGTACAGCAAAATGAAACAACCCGGAAATTAAAGATCGTCAATGTGGCGCACGACGGTGACTCCAATGCCGCCTTAAAGACGGATCTGGAAGTGCTCGACAGGGCCTATCCTGAAATACATATTGAATTCATAGAGCTTTCAGGCACGTTCGGGCCAGAGCTTATCGATCGTCTTTCAACAGATTGGAATATCCCGAAAAACTTTATGTTTATTGGTTCCCCGAGCGATAAATTCTCTTACCGCGTGGCCGAACTCGGAGGTGTACGGTTAATTATGTAG
- a CDS encoding mechanosensitive ion channel family protein, with protein MNDLFNATFLGNPAKDWFIVTGIITGLMILLKVVKLLVIRRIKKWASGTSTSWDDFIIKMIERNVLPILYVAAFYFPLMSLDFSASAANILQVAFLIVLTFFILRTISATFKKFIFTFISREEDSETKEKQAAGLIVVANIIIWVLGIIFLIDNLGYNVTTLIAGLGVGGIAIALAAQAVLGDLFSYFVIFFDRPFEIGDFVTLDSEAGVIEYIGIKTTRIRTLSGEQLICSNTDLTNSRLHNYKRMEKRRVVFKLGVTYQTPQEQLRLIPEIVKSIIEATPEVQLDRGHFSAFNDSSLDFEFVYYVLSPDYTIYMDRQQKIYLDIVAKFEAEHIDFAYPTRTLFIAQ; from the coding sequence ATGAATGACCTTTTTAACGCAACTTTTTTGGGCAACCCCGCAAAGGACTGGTTTATTGTAACAGGAATAATTACAGGGCTGATGATACTGCTGAAGGTTGTTAAACTTCTGGTTATACGGCGCATAAAAAAGTGGGCGTCAGGCACATCAACCTCATGGGATGACTTTATAATCAAAATGATAGAGCGTAATGTGCTTCCTATACTTTATGTAGCGGCCTTCTACTTCCCGCTGATGTCACTCGATTTTTCCGCCAGCGCCGCCAATATCCTTCAGGTCGCTTTTTTGATAGTCCTTACCTTTTTTATACTGCGCACCATCAGCGCCACATTTAAGAAATTTATATTCACCTTCATTAGCCGGGAGGAAGACAGTGAAACTAAGGAAAAGCAGGCCGCAGGCCTCATTGTGGTGGCAAACATCATTATTTGGGTGCTGGGAATTATATTCCTGATAGACAATTTAGGCTACAATGTGACGACCCTCATAGCCGGTTTGGGCGTGGGAGGTATCGCAATTGCACTTGCGGCGCAGGCTGTTTTGGGGGATCTCTTCAGCTACTTTGTCATCTTTTTTGACCGACCCTTTGAAATAGGAGATTTTGTAACCCTGGATTCCGAAGCCGGCGTGATTGAATATATAGGCATTAAGACTACGCGCATACGTACCCTTAGTGGCGAACAGCTCATTTGTTCTAATACAGACCTGACTAATTCCCGGTTGCACAATTACAAACGGATGGAAAAAAGGCGTGTTGTATTTAAGCTGGGGGTAACTTACCAAACGCCGCAGGAGCAATTACGATTAATTCCAGAAATCGTAAAAAGTATTATCGAAGCTACACCTGAGGTCCAGCTCGACCGTGGGCATTTTTCAGCTTTTAATGATTCCAGTCTGGATTTTGAATTTGTGTATTATGTCCTAAGTCCCGATTATACTATTTATATGGACCGACAGCAAAAGATTTATCTTGATATTGTCGCCAAATTTGAGGCAGAACATATTGATTTTGCATATCCTACACGCACTTTATTTATAGCGCAATAG
- a CDS encoding response regulator transcription factor — translation MSFIAIIEDEPLIARDIQDILEKEGHECMAGFSNYESAVAAIEMYPFNLILVDIMLQGRDDGIRIGEYLHEKKAIPFIFITSLHDKETLFRLSKIYVFGYIVKPFKPADIIINVELVLHRYRHVNNAATTPAPEIADDVPYQIRKAINYIHDNIFEKIYLDDLAAQTRWKKNHFISMFTKTLNITPHQYILQCKIRKAMAMLSADDGIAAAAVAFDLGFKSYSSFSKLFKKVAGLTIEDYRKKEMLRRHLQ, via the coding sequence ATGTCATTTATAGCAATTATAGAAGATGAACCCCTCATCGCCAGGGATATACAGGATATTCTGGAAAAGGAAGGCCACGAATGTATGGCCGGCTTTAGCAATTATGAATCTGCCGTTGCGGCGATTGAAATGTATCCGTTCAACCTCATACTTGTAGACATCATGCTCCAGGGCAGGGACGACGGCATCCGCATTGGGGAATACCTGCATGAAAAAAAAGCAATCCCTTTTATTTTTATAACATCATTGCATGACAAGGAAACCCTGTTCCGCCTGTCAAAAATCTATGTCTTCGGCTACATAGTTAAACCCTTTAAGCCTGCAGATATAATAATCAATGTTGAACTTGTACTTCACCGATACAGGCATGTAAATAATGCGGCCACTACCCCTGCACCTGAAATTGCCGATGATGTGCCTTACCAGATACGAAAGGCAATTAACTACATACACGACAACATTTTCGAAAAAATATACCTGGACGACCTTGCCGCGCAAACACGGTGGAAAAAAAACCACTTTATCAGTATGTTTACGAAGACATTAAACATAACGCCGCACCAGTATATCCTCCAATGCAAAATCCGGAAAGCTATGGCGATGCTGAGCGCTGATGATGGTATTGCGGCTGCCGCAGTTGCCTTCGACCTCGGCTTCAAGAGCTATAGCTCTTTCAGCAAACTGTTTAAAAAAGTAGCCGGTTTAACCATAGAAGACTACAGAAAAAAGGAAATGCTGCGCAGGCACCTGCAATAG
- a CDS encoding glycoside hydrolase family 15 protein: MTNLNYGIIGNCRSAALISDKGSMDWCCLPEFDSSSVFAKILDEKAGGSFGINAAADYSITQHYIKQTAILVTAFNNGKDAFEVIDFMPRYRKENGDYHSPPEIIRYLKKVSGSPKFSVQYEPKLEYAQDDTKRYVKEDFIISVTNTTKFDSLFLYTNLNKEAVVNGTELTLEQDSFLLLGYNEKIFNPTLAKIVLEFERTKTYWLNWSDRTTSYAKYNKQISRSAITLKLLSYEKTGAVLAAATTSLPETIGEVRNWDYRFCWIRDASMVVKVVHELGHHEMARDYLRFIINLIPDKDEKLQIMYGINGEKKLTEEILGHLDGYMGSKPVRIGNAAYTQRQNDIYGILMDVIYQQLTNFSTDIENGEELWNITKGIVWVVEQHWQEPDKGIWEFRTEERHFTFSKILCWTAIDRAVKVARIMKKTSKIEKWQPLADAIKEDILKHAWSGEVQAFTQSYGLDDLDASVLLMENYGFIDAMDPRYVSTVKAIQRELCNDGLLYRYKNKDDFGLPSSSFTICTFWFINSLYKIGERKEAVKLFDKLLSYSNHLGLFSEDIDFTSKRLLGNFPQAYSHLALIETAVTMAGLTDEEVIMDALR, encoded by the coding sequence CAATTGCCGCAGCGCGGCATTAATTTCAGATAAAGGATCAATGGATTGGTGCTGCCTCCCGGAATTCGACTCATCCTCAGTTTTTGCAAAGATTCTCGATGAAAAAGCCGGAGGGAGCTTCGGCATAAATGCGGCGGCGGACTACTCCATTACCCAACACTACATTAAACAGACAGCAATCCTCGTCACAGCATTCAATAACGGAAAAGATGCTTTTGAGGTCATCGACTTCATGCCGCGGTACCGGAAAGAAAATGGAGACTATCATTCCCCCCCGGAAATCATACGGTACCTGAAGAAAGTATCGGGGAGCCCCAAATTCAGCGTTCAGTATGAGCCAAAGCTCGAATATGCACAGGATGACACCAAACGCTATGTGAAAGAAGATTTCATCATCAGCGTTACCAACACAACAAAGTTTGATTCCTTGTTCCTTTATACCAACCTCAATAAGGAAGCTGTTGTCAACGGTACGGAACTTACCTTAGAGCAGGACAGTTTTTTGCTTTTGGGCTACAATGAGAAAATATTTAACCCTACCCTGGCCAAGATAGTCCTGGAGTTTGAACGCACCAAAACCTATTGGCTTAACTGGAGCGACCGCACAACTTCGTACGCAAAATATAATAAGCAGATATCGCGCAGTGCAATTACCCTGAAACTGCTCAGCTATGAAAAGACAGGGGCGGTTTTAGCGGCCGCGACCACATCACTACCCGAGACCATTGGCGAAGTGCGTAACTGGGATTACCGCTTCTGCTGGATCAGGGATGCCTCGATGGTGGTAAAGGTGGTTCACGAACTGGGGCATCATGAGATGGCACGGGATTACCTCCGATTTATCATTAATCTTATTCCCGACAAAGATGAAAAGCTGCAGATAATGTACGGGATAAATGGTGAAAAGAAACTGACTGAGGAAATACTTGGCCATCTGGACGGATACATGGGGTCTAAACCGGTGCGCATTGGCAACGCTGCCTATACGCAACGCCAGAATGACATCTACGGCATCCTGATGGATGTGATTTACCAGCAGCTTACGAACTTCAGCACTGACATTGAGAATGGCGAAGAATTATGGAATATTACAAAGGGGATCGTATGGGTGGTAGAGCAGCACTGGCAGGAACCTGATAAGGGAATTTGGGAATTCCGTACAGAGGAACGGCATTTTACCTTTTCAAAGATCTTATGCTGGACAGCAATCGACCGTGCTGTTAAAGTGGCCCGGATAATGAAGAAAACTTCTAAAATAGAAAAATGGCAGCCCCTTGCCGATGCAATCAAAGAAGATATACTGAAGCATGCATGGAGCGGCGAAGTACAGGCCTTTACACAATCTTATGGTTTGGACGATTTGGATGCATCTGTGTTATTAATGGAAAATTACGGATTTATTGATGCGATGGACCCGCGCTATGTTTCGACTGTGAAGGCAATACAACGCGAATTATGCAATGATGGGCTGCTTTACAGGTATAAGAACAAAGATGACTTCGGGCTTCCTTCTTCATCATTTACGATCTGCACGTTTTGGTTTATAAACAGCCTTTATAAGATAGGCGAGCGCAAAGAGGCTGTAAAGCTATTTGACAAGCTGCTCTCATACAGCAACCATCTCGGCCTGTTCAGTGAAGATATCGACTTTACGAGCAAGCGCCTTCTTGGTAATTTTCCGCAGGCGTACTCACATCTGGCGCTGATCGAGACAGCCGTCACAATGGCCGGCCTTACCGATGAAGAAGTCATAATGGATGCCTTGCGATAA